In Leisingera sp. NJS204, the DNA window TCACCTGGTCTACGGGAATGCCCGCAATGATCGCATCCACCAGCTTCTGGTGGTCCCGTTTGGCGCGGGCCAGCGCCTGTTCCTTTTCCTTGCGGTTCCCGGCGGCTGCGGCCTTCAGCCGGTTGCGCTCGGCAGTGTATTCTTCGCAGAAGACCTGCACCGCATCCGGATCCATCAGGTGGTTCGCCAGTGCATCCAGCACCCGGGCTTCCAGGTCGGCCTGCTTGATCGTGCGCTTGTTGCTGCAGACCGCGTCCCCTTTGTTCCGCGCCGGGGAACAGCCGAAGCTGTCCTTGGAGATCTTGGCAAAGCCGCCGCCGCAGCCACCGCAGGCCATCAGTCCGGAAAACAGCGTCTTCGGGCGCCGCCGGTCCCCGACGGGGACATTGGTGCCTGCGGTCTTCAGGTCGCCCTGGCGGGCCTGGACCGCATCCCAGAGATCCTGGCCAATGATCCGCAAGTTCGGGACGTCGGTGACCGTCCAGTCACTTTCCGGGTTCAGCCGCGAGATGCGCTTGCCGGTCTGCGGATCCTTCACGTAGCGGAGCCGGTTCCAGACCTGCCGGCTGATGTAGAGCTCATTGTTCAGGATGCCGGTGCCGCGCTGGCGGTTGCCGTGAATGGTGGAGGCACCCCAGTGGCGGCCGGACGGGGCAGGCACGCCTTCAGTATTGAGCGCCTCTGCGATCTTCTTCGGCGAAAGCCCGCGGGCGTAGTTCGCGAAGATCCGGCGCACGGCATCTGCCTCTTCCGGGTGGATCTCCCGCTCGCCGCGGATCAGTTCGCCGCTGGACGTGAGTTGCGGCTTCATGCGGTAGCCGTAAGCTTTGCCACCCGCGGATTTGCCCTCCAAAGCGCGCCCCTTCAGGCCGCGGCGGGTTTTGTCGGCGAGATCCTTGAGCTGCAAGGCATTCATCGTCCCCTTGAGCCCGATATGAATCTCCGAAATCAGACCTTCCGAGAGGGTCCCGATCGGGAGGCCGTTGAAGCAAAATTCCTGGTAGATGTGGGCGATGTCGGCTTGGTTGCGGCTTAGACGGTCGAGGGCTTCCGAGACCAGCACATCGAAGGTGCCGCCGCGCGCATCGCGGAGCAGGGCCTGCATGCCGCTGCGCATAAGGCTGGCACCGGAGATAGCGCGGTCGGAATAGGTGGCCACGACCTCCAGCCCCTGGGCCTTGGCGTAATCGGTGCAACCGCGGATTTGGTCTTCGACAGAGGCGTCGCGTTGCAGGTCTGTCGAGTAGCGGGCGTAGATGGCTGCTCTGAGCCTGGGCTGGGACATGGCGGTGTTCTCCGGTGGTTTGATGTTAACCGGGAGAATTGCCGTCCCGGTGGTCGGTGCGGGCTGCCTCGCGGGCGAGGGCGCGCAGGAGTCCGTGAAGTGACGCGCGGGTGCAGGCGTCCTGCCGGCAGGAGCCGTTTTGCGGGCGGCCGGGTGTTTCCGGCGCCTGCTGGCATTCGGCATGTCTCTTCCGGTCCCGTGCCATTGGCCGAGGTCTCCTGTCTCCGGTGGGCGGTGGCCGCCCGCGTGCGCTGATGGAGACAGTTTACTGCGCCGGATTGGGTTGGATCGACCCGGGTTGTAACCCTGCGGAGACGGAAATTGTGGATAAGGGCCTCGAAATACGGAACTTTCCCTCTGCAGAGGGAGCTGGGCAGGGATGCGGGCATGGACCGCCCCGGCGTGGCTTTGGGGCAAAACCTTTCCGGGAGGGAATTATCCGGATTTTGGACCAACCGGAGTCTGCGCCGCGGGAGTTTGCACAAAACATTGTGCAAATCCGGTGGCTGGGCCGCTTGATTGGCGGGCGAATCTACTGGTCCAGGACCGGCTCTGGACCATTTTTGCGCGGCACCTCGCGCAGCCAGCACTTGATGGCCTCGCCGTCAAACTCCCTTTTTCGAACTAGAACCGAGGCCATTTCTTTGAGCAAGTGCTTGTAGGGGTACAACAAAGCACGGGCAACGTCTTCGGCATGGTCGAGCCGGTCCTGCAGGCGTTTGCGCTCGCCTTCCGACAGGCGGGCAAAGTCTGGCGGCCCGAGCCAGGCGTTGCCGATGGCCCCAAGCCCCAGTTCAAAATCCATCGCCAGGACCATCCGCGCAGCCTGTGCCAAATCGGACGTTGCGCCCCCGCCGGCCCCGGCAGAAACAACCCCGAAGATGAGCCGCTCCGCCGCCCGCCCTGCGAGGTGGATAGACAGCTGGCATTCAAAGTCTGCCGGCAGACCCGCGTTCGGGGGAACATCCCGCTCGATTGTGCCGCCAGATGGAGACAGGCTGATCCGCGTGATCGTCTCGCCGTAGCTCCACGAGGTGATGGCGTGACCGACTTCATGAATGGCGATGCGGTACAAGAGGTCGTGGTTCTCCTCCTGTGCCATGACTTGCAAATGGCGGCGCAGAAGCTGCAGGTCGAGCGGGCAGCCGCTGTGCCGGGCCTCACTGCGGGCTGAGCGCACCGCCGCGTCCACGTCGGCAGCGGTTTTGCCAATGCAGTCCCGCGCCAGCTCCAACATCGCATCCTCGGGGAATGCGTCCTGCAGCCGTTCTGCAAGGAGGTGCTGCAGCATCGCCATGCTTGGCAGCGGCATCTGGATCTTGATGTCAAACCGCCCGGCTCTCAGCACCGCGGGGTCGAGGTGCTGTGGATGGTTGCAGGCACCAACCACCATAATCCCTGCCTCCCGGCTGATGCGGTCCATCTGCTCCAAAAAACCAGCAACCACTTGGCGCCTGTAGCTGGCACTGTTGTCGCCGGCACTGTCGCGGGAACCGATCGCGTCGATCTCATCGATGAAAAGGATACAGGGCGCATTCTTCCGGGCTTCATCGAAGCTTTTGCGCATGGCGTGCAGCAGGTTGCCCAAATGACCGGCGCTTTGCCACTCGGCGCAGCTGGTCTCGACGCAATTGACAGCGGCGCTCCGGCCCATCGCGCGGGCGAGGTGGCTCTTGCCGGTGCCCGGCGCGCCAAAAAGCAGCAAGGAGTGCGGGATCTCATTCCAGGCCACTTCGCCTTCGGCCCAGAGCCGCAGGTCCGCAACCAGTTGCCGGGCGGTGTCATAGGCTGGGCCGATGCCGGTGATCTCTTCCCTCGGCGTGTAGGCTTCGGGTGGCGAAGCGGCAGCGGCAGCAAGCGCCTGGGACAAGCGCTGCGCCATCTTCTTCGCTGTGGGCGCACGCAGGGCGAAAGACAGTGCGGGGGTGGAGAGCTCATGCAACTGGCCGTTCGGGGGCAGCGCCGCGCGGGCGGCGGCTTCATCAATGCGGCCCGTCCGGCTGTGGGTCTGACGCAGCAGGGCGATCAGAAAATCCGCGTCCGCTTGCGGCAGTGTCAGCTGATGACAGTGCTCCGCCACCAGCGGCGCTGGCAGTGCCATCTCATCCGGCAGGCAGATCCACAAAGGCTGGCTGTGCGCCAGGCCTTTGATGATGAGATCCTGCAGTTCATCGAAGTGTTGCTGTTCAATCGCACCATCGCGGGCACTGGGGACAGCGAGGGTCACGCGCTGAGGCAGCTGCACCTGGCGCCGGGCGTCATAGGCCTGCCAGCCCGGCGGCAGCAGGGCGTGGTTGAGGAGATTTTCCATACTTGAATACCCGCAGCGAGGAACGTTGCGCAGGATCAGCACGGTGCCGCGGATTAGCTGCGCGTCCACCGCAGCCGGGGAGCCGAAGGCCGCGGCGATCCGCAACAGCAGAAGCAGCCTGTCTGGGGGCAGGTCTGTGGCCGGCAGCCAGCGGCCCACGTCATCACATGCGTATGGGTCGGCGCCTTCCTGCTCCAGCGCTTCCCAAAGATCCGGAGGCAGATGCCGCGCGTCCGGCTGCTCGCTCAGATGGTGCAGCAAAGAATGGGGCTGTTCCGGTGCTGGGGGCACAAGCGGCTCCTCGGCGCCAGCACTGCCGTCTGGTGCGTCTTCTTTGAGTGTCTTGCGCCGCGTTTGCTGTAGCTCTTCACAGTAGAGATGATAGCGGCGGGCGCAGTCTTCGGCGAACTGCCACCAATCGGGGCGCGCGGGGGAGTGGTTCATGGCAAGCCTCCTGTGAACAGGCAAAAGGGATCGCTCGCCCAGCGGGGCCGGGCGGAAAACAGGTCGGAAATTGAAGGGGAGGGAGGCGCTTAGCTGTCTTCTTCCGCCTTGATGGCGTCGAGCATCGCGAAGATCACCTGGCACACATCCGGAAAATAGACCTCACTTTTGACCCTCAATTCATCTGCGTAGAGGTCTGGCGGCGCGACGCTGTCGGGGTGCTCTGCCTTCAGCCGCGCATGCAGGCCTTTCTCAATTTGCACAGCTGTGTGGCCGGAGCTGATGGGAACTGTCCGCAGGACCTGCGCCTCCGTCTCCTTGGTCTTCAGAAGTTGGTGGTAAAGGCGGGAGACGGGATCGCGGCTGTAGCCGAGTTTGATCAGCTTGGCACCTTTGGCGAGTTTAAGCTTCATGACGTAGAGAAAACTTGGCGCACTGCTCCAGCCCTCGCCGCAGTTGCTGCATTGAAACCGGCCAGTCTGCATGTTGGCACGGGCAATCCGCTGAACATGGCCGCAGGCCTGGTGCTGGTACAGGCGGTAGTTCTGGTTCCTGTTCGGATCCGGTTCGATCAGCTCCCAACCCTGCGCGGAGGCTTCTTCTTGCTCCTTCTGCTGTTGGCAGAGTTCGCAGCGTACGTCGCAGGTCCCGGCGGCAGCTCTTTTGATCAGTTCGAACTGCCGTCGCAGCCGGTGGCCGCAGTTCGCGATGTAGATGCCATGATGGCGGCTTTGCGGATCGCGGCCTGCCCACTTTAGACCTGCGGCCTCGGCATCGGCCTGCCACCGGTCTTGAATGCAGTGCGGGCACTGCGGCTGGTTGTTCATGAGAACAAAGATCTTGCTGGCGTGTGTCCGTCGGCAGGTGTGGCAGGACAGGAGCAGGTGATAGCGGTCCTTGATGCGCTGGACGATTTTGAAACCTTTTGCGCTGGCGGCGGCGCGCCAGTGGGGATGGACCGTTTGCGGGAAATGTTCGCAGGTTGAGTGGGCATGGCAGCCTCCGCATAGGCAAAAATGGACAGGGCAGGCGCCGGAACTGGCGCTTGCTGAAACTTCAGAAATGGCATGGCTGAGCCGGGCGCAGCGGCGTGTCCGCCGCGGGCCGGGTCAGAAGAATGCTGGGATGGTGGGCCTAGTTGGGCAGAAAGTTCTGCGCTTCAGCCGCCACAGAGAGTTCGATGAGAGCGTTCATCTGTCGCGTGCCGGTCTGCAGCAGGGCCTGGCAATCACCATCTTCGACGGTGAACAGCTCCAGGTTCTCATGGAACAGCTGCTGAAATCTGAGAGCCTCTTCCGGCCCCGTGGACTCGATGAGGAAGTGCAGCAGCATGCTCATGCGCTGCATTGGCAAATCTTCGGCACTGACCATCTGTGCGGTCAGGATGTCGCCGCTGAGTTTAAGGCAATCCTGCCATTTGGCTTCTGCGGCCTCTTGGATATCGGTGGACGCGGGATCCCAGGACAGCGCGTGCGACAGATCACGCTCCAAATTTGGGGCTTCGTCCACTGCCTTAGTCAGCGTGTCGAAAGTTTGGGTGACGAAGGTGGGGCTGTCATCTGCGGCTGATGCGGGCCACAGAGCTTTTGCCGCGCCGAGGCGCGTGATAACGGGGATGGTAGTCATATTGGTCTCCTTAGCCGAGATCAGTGTGGTTAGGGCGAGGTAAGAGGTTCCAGCTCTTGCCTCGCCTGAACAATGTGCGATGATGCCATCATGATGTCAGCATCAAAATGGTAATATCGGAATGGCCCCTCCCAAGAAAGACACAGAAGCGCTAACGCTCAGATTGTCGCGAGAACTCATAAATGCAATCGATGACCGACGTCGTCTTGAGCCTGATCTCCCAACCCGTCCGGAAATGATTAGGCGCGCATTGGTTGACTGGCTGGAGAAAACAAGCTGATCGGCAACAGGCTACGGAAGCGAAACACCCTTCTGCCATTTAAGATTATCGAGAAACAATAAGTCATCCCAGGCCCCCGGCAGGGCGGGTCCAGCAGGCTTCTGGCCGCAGGAAGCATGTTTGGGCGGAGCCCGGACTGCGACCGAGGAGGGGATCGAAGGGGGTATCCCCCTCGCGAACTGGTAAGTTGCAATTCCGGGGCCCAGCCCGGGATTGCAACTTACCTAGTGAGTACAAGCCTCACAAAAACAAAATAAGTCTATCGGGATTTTCGTCGTCTTCGCGGAGACTCGGATCAGAGAAGCAGATCCGAGCAGCAAGATGACCGTACAGCCCAAGTTCACCCAAGCCCAGCCCGTAATTCTTGATGAAGCACCGGTTGTGCTGCGCTTTGCAGGCTTGCCCGCGCCGATCGCCGACATTGCCTGCCAGAATGAGCCATTGGAACGCCATTGGTCCGAGAGACAATGGCGAATGCGGCGGTCTATGGCTTGCTGTTCAAGGCATCGGCCCAAACACTCCTGACCATCGCTGCCGATCCAAAACATCTTGGTGCGAAGATCGGCATGACATCGGTGCTGCACACCTGGGGATCAGCGATGACGCATCACCCGCATGTGCATGTCATCGTGCCAGGGGGCGGGCTGTCGCGCGATGTTGGCCGCTGGATCGGTTGCCGCCCAGGGTTCTTTCTGCCGGTGAAGGTCCTGTCCCGGCTGTTCCGGCGCTTGTTCCTTGAAGGGCTGGCCAGACTGCACAAGGCCGGGAAGTTGGCATTCTTTGGCGATTTGGTGGGACTGGCCGATCCGGATACCTTCGCCGCCCATCTCTCACCGCTGCGCAAAACGGAATGGGTGGTGTATGCCAAGCCACCCTTCGGCGGGCCGAAAGCGGTGCTGGCCTACCTGAGCCGTTATACGCACCGGGTCGCAATCTCCAACCATAGGCTCGTCCGCGCGGATGCCAGCACTGTTGCCTTCCGATGGAAAGACTACCGTATCAAGCGCGCAGACCGCATGAAGGTGATGCGATTGCCGACGTCCGAATTCATCCGCCGGTTCCTGATCCACGTCCTGCCCTCCGGCTTCCATCGCATCCGGCACTCGGGCTTTGTGGCTAACGGCATCCGTCGCGACAGGATCGCGAAGATCAGGCGCTTGCTGAATGCAGAGCCAGAGCCCGATCAAACGCCGGATGAGGCAGCCAGCGCCGAATGCGATGTTCAGCCCGCGCACCAGCCTTGCCCGAAATGCGGCGGTGCCATGATCGTTATCGAAACCTTTCTGCGCGGCCAAACACCCAAATCCCGGGCACCACCATGGGAGGACGCCGCATGACCAGCCCAACCCGATCGGCCTCGCAACGAAAAGACACCGAACCAGTCAGTGCGGCCATCTCACCAAATCATGCGCGGCATCAGGCCTGTAGCCTCATGACGAGAGGCCGTCCAATCAAGCCGTGTCGGGAAATGAGGCTCGCATACACCGCTCGTCGTCACGCAACCGTTTGCTCTCAACGTTCGACACCGCGGCTGTAACCCACAATCCCCATAGACCCAAAACAGCCCGCGCTTTCCTCCTTGTCAGATTTGTCGCCGCTGCAGCTCACGCTGAACAGCAGCCACAAACCTTAGACAGAGCGCCATTTCGCTGCGGCTGCGCCAATGACTGCTCTTGAACACTGGGTCATGTTGATAAATGGCACAGGCAGAAAAGTGCTTTGGCTGTTTCTGCCTGTGCCAGTGGCGGGTATGAAACCGCCACTGGTATCGCTCCTGGGCACCAGAAAACTCTTAAGCCGGTACCTAGGCTGGGCCAGCCCCTGCCCGGGATTTGTCATCCGAAAGCACCAGTATCGGCCAAGCAGCTGCATTCAACGCGGACCAATGGTCTGAAGACACAGAGATGCCACGCTCCAGCGACTGATCATAATTGGCCGCCAGCTGCGCTGCGGTGACTTCGAACCGCTGCAGTTCTGGATGTTCGGCCTGCCTGGTAACGGCATCGGCCAGCAGCGCAGCCTGGGTGGTGCAAACTATGAACAGCGCGGAAGCCTCTTTGCCGGCTCCGGCCTGTTCCACACGCCAGTAGTTGGGGAACACCGCGCCGCTTTCGAAGCTAGCACCATGCATGCCAATCTGATCGCTCCAGTAGGCTCCGATATAGACGCCCTTCTGGGCCACGAGCGACAAGCTGCGCAGGATCAGGCCGGGGTCGCGGCAATTGGCCAGTTCCACAATGGCAAAGCCTGTTTCCTGCGCCTTGGCAAAGGCGAGATCAGACGCGAGGGAGCCGTGCTCACAGACTTCGGCGCCGCCCGCGTCAATAACTGCGAGCCCTGCGTTTTCATAATCCAGCCGAGGCGCCACGCCGCCTTTGGGGGCTTCGGGCGGCAGCGTGATGCGCTCAATCCCGCCCAACCCGCACATGTGCGACCAGGTGATCAGCTGTGCAGCATCCTCATAATCTCCGGTCTGATGCCCGGCACCTTCATAAGCGCGTGACAGCGCCGCGATCATTTCGTTGCGGGAAACTCTCATGCCCGGACCTCCTCCATTTGGGGTTTCAGCGGCAGGAACCAGCTATCGTATGTCTGGCCGATGTCCTCGATCACCGGGGCGCCTTGGTACATAGTGTTGCGCACCCACAGTTTGGAGCGCGGGTCGAATTTACTGACGCCGAAGAACGCCAGCTTACACCGCAGCATGTCCATCGGGCGGATGTCGCGGCTGGCCAGATTGGCCCGGATTTCCGCGTATTTGTGGCGGGACATGGTTTGAATGCGGCGCACGATGCTTTTCATCGTCGGCCGGCGCAGCAGGAAGTGGACCACATCGCTGTCGGGGCTTTCCGCCAGGTCCTGTATCAGCAGATCATAGCATTCGCGTACCCGGCGCCCGATCGGCAGCGGCATCTGCTTTTCCACCCCTGGATCGGCCCCGGCAAAACCCAGCCGCGGCTCAAGCTTTTCTTCCGAGCGGTACCAGAATGCATCGGTCTCAGTGGCGTCAGAAAAATCGATCTCCAGCGCCCAGCCGTACCGGGTTTCGATCAACTGCCGCAGGGCTACAGTGCTCATCTCCGGATCAATCACTGGGTTGGGAATTGCTGCAAAACTGTCTTCAAGATCATTGACCAGTTCCGGGTGGATCTCCAGGCAGATGGAGTTAACCAATTCCTGAGTTTCCAGGCTCCAGACATCGCGGGCGTGATCCGTCAGTTCCGACCAGGTTGTCAGCTGATCGCCTGTCCCGGCCAGCCAGCTGTCCACCTCACTTAGTTCCGCAATCAGTACCTGGTTGCGGTCGATCTGCTCGGCGTCGCTGGTGTGGCTTTCGCCGAAGTGCTGCTTGGCACGGCTGACCAGATCGTGGAACAGACTGATGCGCCAAGCGGTCGGAGCCGCCTTGTGCAAGACTTGCGCCAGCGCAGTTTCGCGCATTTCCACCCATTGGCTGAACAATTCTCCATGGTTGATCAGATATGGCGCCATGCCCAGGCCCGTGGAATTGCCGATGCCAAAGAACCGCTTCAGCCGACCGTCCAGCAACACCGCGGTATCCGGCGCGCGGGATTTGGCGACATGATCCACCTGGTCCAGACTGAACTGGCGCAGCATGAAGCAAATGAACATTTCCGGTGCAAACGGGCGGTTGAAATCCGGAAACTTCGCCCGGACCTTGTTCCAGTCCGCCATGCCCAGCTTGCCGCTGCCGTAAACCGCCGTTGTCCGGTAAAGATAGCCGACTTCGGCAATGCGCTGCGCATCGGGCTGGCGGCCTGCGCTCAACTCTTCCAGAACATAGCTGAACAGCCGGGAAGAACGGTTGGCCCGCGACAGGCTGAACACCCGCGCATCAACTCGGCCTGCTTCCTGTTTCGGCACATTGCGGCGCAGATCCTCCAGCCAAACATCATCCACCAGGCCTTCGCAAAGCGCCATGGTCAGATCCCAACTGGTTGCAATGACCCGGTCATTGCGCTCCTCATCAGGCAATTCGGTGGAAAACAGCACAAAGCTGAAAACCCCATTGGGCGTTCGGATTTCATAGATGGCCGTGCCGTAGCCCTCCGGGTCCAGATCAAACAGCCGGCGGCTGATGTCCCATTCTTCCTTCATGATCCGTCGCACCAAAGTGCGCATGAAGCTGAGCGTCGAAGAATGCAGCGACCCCAGGCGTTGCAGATCCATGACCTCCGCCTCCGGCCGCATCCTTTCGGTAAGTGCTGTGAGCATGTATTGCCCTCCCATTTCAGTCCTGCGCGTTCGCAAACAGCTTTGGCCGGGAAGGGGAGCCAAGTAAAATTTGAAGAATCGAAAGACTTATAAGCCGGGCAAATAAATCACCCCCCGGTAACGGATGCCTCAACAGTCCGGTTCGGAAACCGCGCGGAAATCTGCCGTGCCTGGCCCTGCAGATACTCCAGAAAGCTCTGAGCCACAGAGGACAGCGGGCGGTCTTTTGCCACCACCAGCTGAAGCTCCCTGTACAGAGTTGGCGCCGACAGGCTGCGGTAGACCAATGCCGGGTTCAGATAATCCGGTGCCGCCAGCGCCGGCACCGCAGACACCGCTTCGCCGCTTTCAATCAGCCCGGCCAGCGCCGCCATCGTCAGCACCGTGAAATCGGGGCTGGTCACAGAGGCCGGCAACCCCTCACCCGCCTTGGTCAGACGGCTGACCCCGGTATCCTCGGCCATACCGGCAAACGGCAGACCGTCGAGGCAATCCCAGGTCAGCGGCTCAGTGCGGCGCGCAAGTTCCTGGGTGTTGCGGCAGATCAGCCCAACCTGATCGCGCAGAAACGGCAGATAGGTCAGCCTGGGATCATCAGACCAGCTGCTCGACAACCCGAAATCGGCACGTCCTTCCAGCACCTGCGCCTCCACTCCGCGCGCGTTGTCGTCCTGCAAGTGGATCTTTGCCTGCGGCATCTCTGCCGCAAAGCCACGCATCGCTGGCGGTAAAATCCGCACCGCCGCCGAAGGCAGCACCGCCACCCGCACCCGATTAAGCTGATCTTGCGCACTCGCCCGCACTGACAGGACCGAGGCTTCGACATCGTCCAGAATCTTCTCTGCCTTCGGCAGCAGCTCCTGCCCTTGCGCAGTCAGCTCAACCGACCGGGTGGTCCGCTTAAGCAGGGACACGCCAATAATTTCCTCAAACTGCTGAATACTCAGCGTAAGTGCCGGCTGCGACACCGCCAGATTTTGCGCGGCCCGACTGAAGGAGCCGCACCGAGCCACCGCAACAAAAGCGCGAAATTGTTTGAGAGACAGGTTACGGGCGATTTTTGTCTTCATTCCTGGAACCTATTACTTGCCAGCCAAACACTGAATGGGAAAAAATGCCTGCGTCGCTGGGGCGGAAAGCCGGAGTTGACCACAGACGTCAATTAGTTTGGCTCATTAAGTCTTTCTGCAGGGGAAGGCCACGATCACGGCCTGAACATTCCTACCTGAACTGGCCCACTGCACGGTGTAGTATCACGACTTCAACTCCGCTGCACGTTGCATGAATGGTCGAGATCTCCGCTGAACCGCAAAGCGGCTTTCCATGCCAGCACAGAAAAATCTTCCACTTTGCTTGTGCCACACAATTTTGACAGGTCCGGTGTGGGCTCTTCCTACTCTTTCGCCGCGCCAGGTGTGAATGGCCGATCCCCGAACAAGGGCCGTTCGCCTGGTTGGGCTTGGACTGGCAGTGAGCGGGACAATCCTGCCCTTCGCTGCTAATGCGCAGTTCTTGCTGCACTTGCGAGGATTTTTTCAGGCCGGGTGGGGCGGGTCTTTCTTCGCAAACGCGAAACATTCCCCGAGATCCGCGAAGGCGGTCATTGACTGCCATGCTGCTTGCAGCGAACACCATCTGCACGCAGGCTTCAATTAGATGGAAGCGCGCCGTGAGGGACGCATACAGCTCAAAGAGCTGCCAATCAGAAGCACTTTCCAGATTGAAAACTACCTCCTGACGATGGCATGCGCGGTGAATTCCGCGAGTTCGCCGCGCCAGATCTGGCGGCCGAAGCAGAATGGCTTGCCGTCCTTACTGTAAATCACCTGCTCAAGCTCGATGCCGGCATTGTAGGTCGGCAAGTTTAGTAATCCCGCCTCCTGTTCATTCAATGCGCGCATCCGGATCGTGATGTCACCGGAATGCGGCGGCACGTTGTATTCCCGCTCCATCAGCACCGTGGTCGACTGCTGCAGATTGTGGTCGAACAGGCCGGGGAACAGGCTGGCAATGGCGTATTCTTCTTCGACAAAGGCGGGGTGGTCCTGAAGCAGGAACACCCGGGTGTATTTGTACAGCGCCGTTCCTTCGGGCACGGCCAGCTTTGCGGACAAGACCGCATCTGCTGCGGCCATCTGCTGGGAGACCACCTTGATCGTCAGGCCGGGCCCGTCCTGGCC includes these proteins:
- a CDS encoding GIY-YIG nuclease family protein, coding for MNNQPQCPHCIQDRWQADAEAAGLKWAGRDPQSRHHGIYIANCGHRLRRQFELIKRAAAGTCDVRCELCQQQKEQEEASAQGWELIEPDPNRNQNYRLYQHQACGHVQRIARANMQTGRFQCSNCGEGWSSAPSFLYVMKLKLAKGAKLIKLGYSRDPVSRLYHQLLKTKETEAQVLRTVPISSGHTAVQIEKGLHARLKAEHPDSVAPPDLYADELRVKSEVYFPDVCQVIFAMLDAIKAEEDS
- a CDS encoding DUF3726 domain-containing protein; the protein is MRVSRNEMIAALSRAYEGAGHQTGDYEDAAQLITWSHMCGLGGIERITLPPEAPKGGVAPRLDYENAGLAVIDAGGAEVCEHGSLASDLAFAKAQETGFAIVELANCRDPGLILRSLSLVAQKGVYIGAYWSDQIGMHGASFESGAVFPNYWRVEQAGAGKEASALFIVCTTQAALLADAVTRQAEHPELQRFEVTAAQLAANYDQSLERGISVSSDHWSALNAAAWPILVLSDDKSRAGAGPA
- a CDS encoding LysR substrate-binding domain-containing protein, encoding MSLLKRTTRSVELTAQGQELLPKAEKILDDVEASVLSVRASAQDQLNRVRVAVLPSAAVRILPPAMRGFAAEMPQAKIHLQDDNARGVEAQVLEGRADFGLSSSWSDDPRLTYLPFLRDQVGLICRNTQELARRTEPLTWDCLDGLPFAGMAEDTGVSRLTKAGEGLPASVTSPDFTVLTMAALAGLIESGEAVSAVPALAAPDYLNPALVYRSLSAPTLYRELQLVVAKDRPLSSVAQSFLEYLQGQARQISARFPNRTVEASVTGG
- a CDS encoding GntR family transcriptional regulator, with protein sequence MKNDLEQRKKTPAFQMVIDHLREQIRSGALPVHAALPSERAIAEQFGISRMTARRALLAVEMEGLAYSSGRRGRFVSPQRVAYDISQTVSLSALLGQDGPGLTIKVVSQQMAAADAVLSAKLAVPEGTALYKYTRVFLLQDHPAFVEEEYAIASLFPGLFDHNLQQSTTVLMEREYNVPPHSGDITIRMRALNEQEAGLLNLPTYNAGIELEQVIYSKDGKPFCFGRQIWRGELAEFTAHAIVRR
- a CDS encoding AAA family ATPase → MNHSPARPDWWQFAEDCARRYHLYCEELQQTRRKTLKEDAPDGSAGAEEPLVPPAPEQPHSLLHHLSEQPDARHLPPDLWEALEQEGADPYACDDVGRWLPATDLPPDRLLLLLRIAAAFGSPAAVDAQLIRGTVLILRNVPRCGYSSMENLLNHALLPPGWQAYDARRQVQLPQRVTLAVPSARDGAIEQQHFDELQDLIIKGLAHSQPLWICLPDEMALPAPLVAEHCHQLTLPQADADFLIALLRQTHSRTGRIDEAAARAALPPNGQLHELSTPALSFALRAPTAKKMAQRLSQALAAAAASPPEAYTPREEITGIGPAYDTARQLVADLRLWAEGEVAWNEIPHSLLLFGAPGTGKSHLARAMGRSAAVNCVETSCAEWQSAGHLGNLLHAMRKSFDEARKNAPCILFIDEIDAIGSRDSAGDNSASYRRQVVAGFLEQMDRISREAGIMVVGACNHPQHLDPAVLRAGRFDIKIQMPLPSMAMLQHLLAERLQDAFPEDAMLELARDCIGKTAADVDAAVRSARSEARHSGCPLDLQLLRRHLQVMAQEENHDLLYRIAIHEVGHAITSWSYGETITRISLSPSGGTIERDVPPNAGLPADFECQLSIHLAGRAAERLIFGVVSAGAGGGATSDLAQAARMVLAMDFELGLGAIGNAWLGPPDFARLSEGERKRLQDRLDHAEDVARALLYPYKHLLKEMASVLVRKREFDGEAIKCWLREVPRKNGPEPVLDQ
- a CDS encoding recombinase family protein — its product is MSQPRLRAAIYARYSTDLQRDASVEDQIRGCTDYAKAQGLEVVATYSDRAISGASLMRSGMQALLRDARGGTFDVLVSEALDRLSRNQADIAHIYQEFCFNGLPIGTLSEGLISEIHIGLKGTMNALQLKDLADKTRRGLKGRALEGKSAGGKAYGYRMKPQLTSSGELIRGEREIHPEEADAVRRIFANYARGLSPKKIAEALNTEGVPAPSGRHWGASTIHGNRQRGTGILNNELYISRQVWNRLRYVKDPQTGKRISRLNPESDWTVTDVPNLRIIGQDLWDAVQARQGDLKTAGTNVPVGDRRRPKTLFSGLMACGGCGGGFAKISKDSFGCSPARNKGDAVCSNKRTIKQADLEARVLDALANHLMDPDAVQVFCEEYTAERNRLKAAAAGNRKEKEQALARAKRDHQKLVDAIIAGIPVDQVKGRMIELDTRRQQLERELEQTPAPDTVVFHPSMAEAYRERVSRLIKGLGSAGGMEEAKEALRALVERIVLTPAAEGTGLDLTLEGDLAGLLRLAAGAEGPNTKKAPDGRSEAFDMSG